From the Manis javanica isolate MJ-LG chromosome 13, MJ_LKY, whole genome shotgun sequence genome, one window contains:
- the LOC140845601 gene encoding uncharacterized protein isoform X1, with protein MPYPSRRKGRARHVTWQDEHLGPTVSELEDPRHRQLAPETKGRLASWLQRVQELFQTPVQELRPVSPASAPAELEDIQAEASAPRQGPKLEPQEHSGLGRRATAIMVPGLTEPEPCPDPMSPWDIPGVVTAPVPGPELEPHEPLGPGPVAPAGMALGLSEPEADPEPTSTCVAITRDVWRKEEWTILAFPHSLVAEQLTLICAGLYDRMEFVECNSYLQNQPQIGDIERLALTMYRVLWECDALVKLVTTTCLGTLSMMASDRAKVVRFWIWVAMGSLNLRNYAALHAIVSALQSPAIHRLESTWGHVSCVCLMVYEDLKTQDNWVHRKRLFKELESILRARQRGRMGLEERRTKDMVPYLGMILDDSVDKHLEYEDVSEPRGAQGGGMVSFREERAPSEPRPLSTRPPPLLSPPSTPGPGLVGEECQKGPPKPRSWPQGRWG; from the exons AT gccttaCCCCAGCCGCAGGAAGGGACGGGCTAGGCACGTTACCTGGCAGGAcgagcacctggggcccacggtttcagagctggaag acccacggcacaggcagctggctccagagacaaAGGGAAGGCTGGCTTCGTGGCTACAGCGAGTCCAGGAGCTCTTTCAGACCCCTGTGCAGGAGCTACGGCCAGTttcacctgcttcagcccctgcagagctggaGGACATCCAAGCAGAGGCCTCAGCTCCGAGGCAAGGCCCcaagctggagccccaggagcaCTCAGGCCTGGGGCGCAGAGCAACTGCCATAATGGTACCAGGCCTTACAGAGCCAGAGCCATGTCCAGACCCCAtgagcccctgggacatcccaggagtggtCACAGCCCCGGTGCcaggccccgagctggagccccatgagcccttGGGCCCGGGTCCGGtggcacctgcaggaatggcactGGGCCTGTCAGAGCCAGAGGCGGACCCGGAGCCCACCAGCACCTGTGTCGCGATCACCCGGGACGTGTGGAGGAAGGAGGAGTGGACCATTCTGGCATTTCCCCATagcctggtggccgagcagctgaccctgatctgtgcg GGGCTGTACGACAGGATGGAGTTTGTGGAATGTAACAGTTACTTACAGAACCAGCCACAGATAGGAGACATTGAGCGCCTGGCTCTCACCATGTATAGGGTCCTCTGGGAATGTGATGCCTTGGTTAAGTTggtcaccaccacctgcctcGGGACGCTGAGCATGATGGCCTCAGACAGGGCCAAAGTGGTTAGGTTCTGGATCTGGGTGGCCATG GGGAGTCTGAACCTCAGGAACTATGCTGCCCTTCATGCCATTGTCTcggccctgcagagccctgctATTCATCGTCTGGAAAGCACCTGGGGACATGTCTCCTG CGTCTGCCTGATGGTATACGAAGACCTGAAAACGCAGGACAACTGGGTGCACAGGAAGCGGCTGTTCAAG GAGCTGGAGTCCATATTGAGGGCAAGGCAGCGGGGCCGCATGGGACTGGAGGAGAGGAGGACAAAG GACATGGTTCCCTACCTCGGAATGATCCTGGACGATTCCGTAGACAAACACCTGGAATATGAGGAcgtgagtgagcccagaggggcacaggggggCGGGATGGTGAGCTTTAGGgaggagagagcccccagtgagcccAGACCTCTCAGCACCAGGCCTCCCCCCCTCCTGagtcccccctccaccccaggacctGGACTTGTTGGAGAGGAATGCCAGAAGGGCCCACCTAAGccccggtcctggccccagggcaggtggggctga
- the LOC140845601 gene encoding ral guanine nucleotide dissociation stimulator-like isoform X2, translating into MPYPSRRKGRARHVTWQDEHLGPTVSELEDPRHRQLAPETKGRLASWLQRVQELFQTPVQELRPVSPASAPAELEDIQAEASAPRQGPKLEPQEHSGLGRRATAIMVPGLTEPEPCPDPMSPWDIPGVVTAPVPGPELEPHEPLGPGPVAPAGMALGLSEPEADPEPTSTCVAITRDVWRKEEWTILAFPHSLVAEQLTLICAGLYDRMEFVECNSYLQNQPQIGDIERLALTMYRVLWECDALVKLVTTTCLGTLSMMASDRAKVVRFWIWVAMGSLNLRNYAALHAIVSALQSPAIHRLESTWGHVSCVCLMVYEDLKTQDNWVHRKRLFKELESILRARQRGRMGLEERRTKDMVPYLGMILDDSVDKHLEYEDFRVIQSEITMQRKLAKVYDLEPDERFRCFAQAVELLDEEQSYSLSCQLEPPGQGAGRK; encoded by the exons AT gccttaCCCCAGCCGCAGGAAGGGACGGGCTAGGCACGTTACCTGGCAGGAcgagcacctggggcccacggtttcagagctggaag acccacggcacaggcagctggctccagagacaaAGGGAAGGCTGGCTTCGTGGCTACAGCGAGTCCAGGAGCTCTTTCAGACCCCTGTGCAGGAGCTACGGCCAGTttcacctgcttcagcccctgcagagctggaGGACATCCAAGCAGAGGCCTCAGCTCCGAGGCAAGGCCCcaagctggagccccaggagcaCTCAGGCCTGGGGCGCAGAGCAACTGCCATAATGGTACCAGGCCTTACAGAGCCAGAGCCATGTCCAGACCCCAtgagcccctgggacatcccaggagtggtCACAGCCCCGGTGCcaggccccgagctggagccccatgagcccttGGGCCCGGGTCCGGtggcacctgcaggaatggcactGGGCCTGTCAGAGCCAGAGGCGGACCCGGAGCCCACCAGCACCTGTGTCGCGATCACCCGGGACGTGTGGAGGAAGGAGGAGTGGACCATTCTGGCATTTCCCCATagcctggtggccgagcagctgaccctgatctgtgcg GGGCTGTACGACAGGATGGAGTTTGTGGAATGTAACAGTTACTTACAGAACCAGCCACAGATAGGAGACATTGAGCGCCTGGCTCTCACCATGTATAGGGTCCTCTGGGAATGTGATGCCTTGGTTAAGTTggtcaccaccacctgcctcGGGACGCTGAGCATGATGGCCTCAGACAGGGCCAAAGTGGTTAGGTTCTGGATCTGGGTGGCCATG GGGAGTCTGAACCTCAGGAACTATGCTGCCCTTCATGCCATTGTCTcggccctgcagagccctgctATTCATCGTCTGGAAAGCACCTGGGGACATGTCTCCTG CGTCTGCCTGATGGTATACGAAGACCTGAAAACGCAGGACAACTGGGTGCACAGGAAGCGGCTGTTCAAG GAGCTGGAGTCCATATTGAGGGCAAGGCAGCGGGGCCGCATGGGACTGGAGGAGAGGAGGACAAAG GACATGGTTCCCTACCTCGGAATGATCCTGGACGATTCCGTAGACAAACACCTGGAATATGAGGAc TTCCGTGTCATCCAAAGTGAGATCACCATGCAGAGGAAGCTGGCCAAGGTGTATGACCTGGAGCCCGATGAGCGCTTCCGGTGCTTTGCCCAGGCCGTGGAGCTCCTGGAcgaggagcagag ctacagcctgtcctgccagctggagcccccaggccaggggGCCGGCAGAAAGTGA